In the Malania oleifera isolate guangnan ecotype guangnan chromosome 1, ASM2987363v1, whole genome shotgun sequence genome, one interval contains:
- the LOC131155281 gene encoding probable esterase KAI2: protein MGVVEEAHNVKVLGSGEQIVVLGHGFGTDQSVWKHLVPHLVNDHRVVLYDNMGSGTTNPEFFDFDRYSTIEGYAFDLLAILQELGVDSCIFVGHSVSAMVGAIASISRPDLFSKIIMISGSPRYLNDVDYYGGFEQEELDELFEAMQSNYKAWCSGFAPLVVGDDMTSAAVQEFSRTLFNMRPDITLMVGKIIFLSDFRHILGLVTVPCHIIQSKKDLAVPVVVSEYLHQNLGGESIVEVMSSQGHLPQLSSPDIVIPVLLRHIREDIAL, encoded by the exons ATGGGGGTTGTGGAAGAAGCTCACAACGTCAAGGTGTTGGGATCGGGGGAACAGATTGTTGTGCTAGGGCACGGATTCGGTACGGACCAATCGGTGTGGAAGCACCTGGTTCCTCACCTCGTGAACGACCACCGCGTCGTTCTCTACGACAACATGGGCTCCGGCACCACCAATCCCGAGTTCTTCGACTTCGATCGCTACTCCACCATCGAAGGCTACGCCTTCGACCTTCTCGCCATTCTCCAGGAGCTCGGCGTCGACTCCTGCATCTTCGTCGGCCACTCTGTTTCCGCCATGGTCGGCGCCATTGCCTCCATCTCCCGCCCCGATCTTTTCTCCAAAATCATCATGATCTCCGGTTCTCCTAG GTATTTAAACGATGTGGATTACTACGGTGGATTCGAGCAGGAAGAGCTGGATGAGCTGTTCGAAGCAATGCAATCGAATTACAAGGCCTGGTGCTCGGGATTCGCGCCGTTGGTGGTGGGCGACGACATGACCTCCGCCGCCGTTCAGGAATTCAGCCGGACCTTGTTCAATATGAGACCGGACATAACCTTGATGGTGGGGAAGATCATATTCCTGAGCGATTTCCGGCACATACTAGGCCTCGTCACCGTCCCCTGCCACATCATACAGAGCAAGAAGGACCTAGCCGTGCCGGTGGTGGTATCGGAGTACCTGCACCAGAACCTCGGCGGCGAGTCCATCGTCGAAGTCATGTCCTCCCAAGGTCACCTCCCCCAGTTGAGCTCGCCGGATATCGTAATTCCGGTGCTGCTCCGCCACATTCGTGAGGACATCGCCCTTTGA